The following nucleotide sequence is from Psychroflexus torquis ATCC 700755.
TATTGGAATGGAAGTGTTTTTATCCCCATTGATTTTAGTCTGCACCGTGAGAGCAAAACATCAAGATTAAAATATGGTCTAACCGCAAAGCAGCGTAACGCCCAAAAGAGACACCAAGATGTAGTAAAACAGTTGCGGCAAAGAGGTATAGGGAACTCAATAAAAGAAACAGACGTAGTAGTGCAAATGTTTTCCAGGGTTGTAAAGCGTAAAATTCCTGTAGACTATATTTTAATAGATACCTGGTTTACAAGTGTGGGATTACTTAAAAAGTTACGAAGTATTTGCAGTTCGACCCATATTATTGGGATGTATAAATACAATAGTAAAATTGAAGTCAGATCAAAGGTCAAAACTTTAGCACAACTTAAAAAACAGAAAGCAAAGCCCAAGCGCTGTCGTAAATTCAATTACTACTACCATCATTACATAGCTGAAATTGATGGGCTCAAGGTTGCTCTCTTTATTTCGAAGCGTGGGAAGAACGGCAAATGGCACACCTTAATAACCACTGATACATCACTCAAATTTGTAAAAGCAATTGAAGTATATAGTATTCGATGGTCAATTGAAGTCTTTTTTAAAGAAGCCAAGCAGCTCTTTGGTCTTGGAAAGTGTCAGTCTACCAATTTTGATGTCCAGATTGCACAAATAACAATTGCAATGACCCAATATCTGCTCACAAGTATTCGGTACAGAATGGAGGCTTATGAAACCATAGGCGGATTATTTAAAGATTTAAAACAGGATTATATTGAAAATAAGCTGAATATCAGAATATTGGCAGTTGTCAACTTAATTTTAACCAATTTGGAAAAACTAGTAGAATCAATTGATATTGAACTTATTACATCCAAAATAATAGAGGATATTGAGAGTTATGGGTTTCTAACAAATACCCATAGCTTTAATCATCAAGGTGTTAAGTGAAATTGATTAGGTGCGAAACTTGAGTTTAATACTTAAATATTCTGTTAAATTTATGCACTAATTGGAGTATTCTTAATTAAATAAAAAAAGAAATGATAAGAAATTTTTTTAAATGGTCATTTAGGATCCTAGTAGGCTTACTACTGCTTGCAACATTATCCTATGGTGGATTTCATCTATGGGAATATTCAACAGGTGGAAAGTATATAAAATATTTATCTGAAAATAGTGAAACCATACCTTTGGAATCAAATTTTACTTATGAGGCTTTAGGTAAAGATATCAAAAAAAAGCAGCTGATTTTGGTCGGTGAGATTCACGGATTTGATGCGCCTGCAAAATTTGACGTTGATTTTTTCAAATATCTACATGAAAATCATAATGTTAATCACTATATAGCTGAAGTCGATTTTGTACAAGCAAGTCTACTCAACGATTTTCTTATAAGTGGTGATGAGAATATGCTTAAACAGGTATTAAAAAAGTGGGTCGTTATTCAAGGTCGGAATAACAAAGACTATTTTAATAAATACGTTGAATTACAAAATTACTACGAACAACTTCCTGAAAACGATAAATTTAAATTTATTGGAATAGATAGAATACAAGACGGTGATCTATTAAAAGTTTACCTAAAAAAACTCTATCCAAATAGTACCTCCAAAAAGAAGGATGATATAGAAGATAAATCTATTGGTGATTTAATTGAGGAACTCAACGATATATATAGTAAAGTCCCTGACACCTTGTTTATCCTTTCCCACATAAAAACCAACGTATTATACATTGAAGACAAGATAAACAGAGAAGAGGTTATGTTCCAGAATTTTAGTAAAATACACAAGGCATATCATCTTGAAGAATCAAAATTGTATGGTTATTTTGGTTTGTATCACGTATTTCAATATGGAATAAATGGCAAACAACCCCTGGCATCTAAAATTAGGCAGTCAGGTTTATATCTTGATGATGAAATATTGTCAATTAATATGATGATGAACGACAGCTATATGGTGATGCCAAGTAACCAGTTACCTGAATTCATGAGCGATGATGGACCCTATACTAAAATGCCAATTTCCGCAGATAACATGCTCTTTATGTATATAGTTGGAATAAAGGATTTTAAAAGAATGACTCCAGAAAACCAAAAGTCCTTAATAAAAATGGACGGTGAAGACACCCCATATGGTAATTCTATAAGGTTAAATAAAACGATACAATTCCTTCCAGTAACAGATCTATTCGAAATGACAGATAAAGGTAAGCCATATGTTCAGTATACTGTTTTTATGAGAAACTCAGACTGGGCAGAACCCATGAAAGAATAAGAATTTACGAGAACAGACAAGTGAGGTTAGATTTAAATAAATCCAAATTAAATTTTTTCTCAAAAATCTGTAAAATTTCAACTTCTAGTTAGATAACTTTATTCCATTTATTGCTGAAATCAGTGCAAGTTTAATAGTTAAAAAATAAAGTCAACCTGTTTTGTATTTTATGAAGCATCACTGTTTCTGTCAAAATAATAAGTCTTTGAGTAATTGAATATTTATGTATATTTAATTATAATTTTTTTGTTATTAAAATTTAATCAATGAGCTCCTGAAATTTACCAACTAAAAATAAACTGTATGGAAAACTACCCTTACTACCCATCCTCTGTAAAAAAAGAAATAACTTATCCCGGAGACATAAAAAGAGGACGGCGTGGGCCGAAAGCAAAACGCGTTCAAGAGTGGCTTTCTTTTCATGATTTTAAAACCTCAACAGATGGTGATTTTGGTCCGGCTACTGAACTTTGTGTAAGAGATTTTCAAAAGGAGAATAAGATTAATGAAACTGGAATCGTAAACCAAATAACTTGGGAGGCGTTGGTTAAACCTATGACAGATGTTTTAACAGATTTGCATCCAATAGAAGGCACCACTGCTCCACAAAATGTCTTGAATTTTGCAAAACAACATCTTAAAGCACATCCAGTGGAAATAGGTGGGCAAAATAGTGGTCCTTGGGTTAGGATGTATATGAATGGCAATGAGGGTAACCAATGGCCATGGTGTGCAGGTTTTGTTACGTTTGTTATGGAGCAAGCGTATGCAAGTCTTGGACGTAAAATGCCTATTAAGGGCTCCTTTTCGTGTGATAATCTTGCCAATCAGGCTATAAAAGAGGGCTTGTTTGTAAAAGGAACAGACATTATTAAGGAGAAGATCAAGTGGGAAGATATGCCTGAATGCTGGTTATTTTTGAACAGGAAAACTTCAACCGACTGGACACATACTGGATTTGGCTTTTCAGGACATGGTGAGGTTTTTAGAACAATTGAAGGAAATACCAATGACGAAGGCAGTCGAGAAGGTTATGAAGTATGCCAACGTACTAGAAATAATAAAAATCGAGATTACATTAGGTTACCTGATTAACCAGAACCTATCCAGTCAATTTATCAATTCTGAAGAGTAAAAATAGCCGTGTTAAGCCAAAGAGTTTAATTCCATATACCGATCAACTATGAGAACCTATGCTATTTCTAAAGCATTACTGTTTCTCTACCTTCTTAAAGGTGTCGATTATTGGTTGTACACTACTGATAGTGGTTTCTTCCACTACGAAAGAAGTAATCTCTTCATTAATGTCTCCAATGACTTATACCAATTTAGACCTATAATGTCGCAATAAATCGTTTCTTTTTCACCTGCTTTTCATCAAAAATAATTACCGTAGCTAAGGCTATGCTAGTTATTTTTGATTTCAATCAATCAAAAAATAATTCAATTTATTCATACGGCATTATAAATATAATTTGGTATTACTAAGTATAAGTACCATTAGATAGATACATATCACTTACCAATTCTTCTATAGAACTCGAATTAAAAACTGTGCCTTCAAAAATGGCAATTACGAAAAACAACACTTTTGCCATGAGTTCTTACAATGAACAAAAAGATAAAATTAGAAACATTAACGTCACCTTTTAATCATTTCAGTATGCCATTATCAACAATAATTACGGGAGCGCTATTAGATATAGCAAAAAAACATGCTTTTGAAGTAGGTGAAAAAGTGGCTCATAGCTTTAAAGATTCTGCCACAGGGAAGCATATCGGGCAGCTTATAAACTATCGGTCTCAAAAAGAGTATAACAACATTGTTTTATTTGTTCATGGTTTTTCAGGTGATGCTGCAGAGACTTTTGGACGTACGCCAGAAATCATTTTAAGCAATCCAGAATTTGATGGGTGGGATGTTTTTAGTATAGGTCATAGTTCAGATATTTTTCCAAGTATAGGAAAAGGCTTATGGTCTGTAAATCCAGATATAACAAAGATTTCTTTTTACTTAAAGACATTACTACAACATCAATTTGGGCATTATGATAGGGTGGCCTTTGTTGCTCATAGTATGGGAGGCCTTGCTGTGCAACGTACCATTTTAGATTTATCGGGTCCTGATAAACATAAAATTTCCCATTTGCTTCTTTTTGGAACGCCTAGTAACGGTTTAGATAAGGCATATTGGTTTAGGTTTTGGAATACTCAAGTAAAAGATTTGAGTAGTAAGAGTGACTTTATTATAAAATTAAGAAACGACTGGAACACTCAATTTAACAATAAAATACCCTTTGCTTTTAAAACGATAGCCGGCTCTAAAGATGACTTTGTTTCGGTGACTTCATCGCTACAAGCTATCTGCCTTTTCAATGATTAGAGTATTCCAAGAGTCAAAATTTACTGCCCCCATTCGTTTACGAATAGCTACAAGTACAGTGGGATGAAAAGGGGGTTTGGTTTGAAAACACTTTAATCCACAAAAATATTGCAAGTAAATGTTTTCGCTAATCATAGCAACGGTCTCTCTATCGTTTAGACCTATCTTATGCTTTACAATAATTGCACCTATAACCATGCGGACATCAATACTCTCTCTACCATTACGTGCATTGAGTTTATTGGAATATACCTTTGCCAAAGCATCCCAAGGGATGAGTTGTGCTAATTTTACCCAGCGATTATCAGATAACAATTCTTGTTCGAAGGGATGTGAAAACTCGGATAAACTTAACTGATTAGAAGGCGTATATTTTATCATAACCGCATAGGTTTATGAGTAAAAGATACGAAAAACCATGCAATTACGCAAGAAAAAAACGTGTATTTTAATGAGTAAAACACTGATGCTTAATTTAATAGATTATAATTATAAGAAAATCAGCAAGCCCTAGTTAGGATGCAGTAGCTAGGATGTAGACCGCTTTCATAAAAAAAACTGCTGTTTTTTGATGCCCCTTAATTTTATAGCGTCTAAATTTAGGTTTTGAAAAGACTCTCATAAAAACAGACTAGACTCGATAAAGAATGATATTGATAGACCACCCCTATGTTTCAGATTTTCTACTCAAAACGATTAAAGAGTATAGTTTTGAAATTGTTTCTACTCCAGAAGCAAAGTCATTGATTACTGATGATTCTTTAAATTGGATTTCTGAAAAAGAAGCTACTCATAAAATCGTAAACACTGTAAATCCTCTGGTCTATACCAATTCTGAGAATTCTTTAGCCTGGGTTTTCAAACATTTAAAAGCAACTCCACTCCCTGGCCAGATGCAACTGTTTAAAGATAAGCTCAAATTTAGAGAGCTAACTCAAGACTTGTTTCCAGATTTCTTGTTTAGGAAAATTAAAATAGACGAAATCCAAACTTTGGCTATTGATGACTTGCAACTGCCCTTTGTAATTAAGCCTTCCTTGGGCTTCTTTAGTATTGGCGTGCATATTGTTCAGAACAAATCAGATTGGTATGCAGCTCAAAAGGAGTTAACCGTAGAGAATCTTAAAAGCATTTACCCTAAAGAAGTTATGGATGCGTCTACCTTTATTGTTGAAGACTATTTGGAAGGAGAAGAATTTGCTGTAGATGCCTATTTTAATGCCGACGGAGAAGTCGTTATTTTAAATATTCTCCATCATAAGTTTTCTTCCAGCACCGATGTTGGTGACCGGGTCTACTCCACCTCTCAAAGCATTATTCGCAACTACAAAGAAAGCCTTGAAATCTTTTTAAAACCCATAGGTGAAAAGGCAAATTTAAAAAATTTCCCTCTACATCTAGAAGTCAGAATTAATGAAGAAGGCATTATAATGCCTATAGAAATAAACCCCTTACGCTTTGGAGGCTGGTGCACAACTGGCGATCTTTCGTGGTATGCGTTTAAATTTAATTCCTACCGCTACTTCATTCAAAATAAAAAGCCAGATTGGGAGGAGGTTTTTAAAAATGATAAGGGAGAAATTTATAGCCTTGTTTTATTAGACAACACTTCGGGATTTCAGGCTTCAGAAATTTCTTATTTTGACTTTGATAAGCTCCAGCAAGATTTGGAACACATACTAGTCAACAGAACATTCGACTTTAATAAATACCCTGCCTTTGGGTTGCT
It contains:
- a CDS encoding IS4 family transposase, with product MLQHEYIAKVQEIKGKFNKVWFNSDYLRAHLNILGFNRIKKQFSWCKKAGFSFEDLIATLLILPLIGINSIYGLTTDKDPELNKCGKDSYYRILANQKINWRAFLAQFVKQYLLKDELFTPSADPTRCLIFDDTDLSKTGKTIEGVSKIYNHVSKTYYLGFKLLVAGYWNGSVFIPIDFSLHRESKTSRLKYGLTAKQRNAQKRHQDVVKQLRQRGIGNSIKETDVVVQMFSRVVKRKIPVDYILIDTWFTSVGLLKKLRSICSSTHIIGMYKYNSKIEVRSKVKTLAQLKKQKAKPKRCRKFNYYYHHYIAEIDGLKVALFISKRGKNGKWHTLITTDTSLKFVKAIEVYSIRWSIEVFFKEAKQLFGLGKCQSTNFDVQIAQITIAMTQYLLTSIRYRMEAYETIGGLFKDLKQDYIENKLNIRILAVVNLILTNLEKLVESIDIELITSKIIEDIESYGFLTNTHSFNHQGVK
- a CDS encoding peptidoglycan-binding domain-containing protein produces the protein MENYPYYPSSVKKEITYPGDIKRGRRGPKAKRVQEWLSFHDFKTSTDGDFGPATELCVRDFQKENKINETGIVNQITWEALVKPMTDVLTDLHPIEGTTAPQNVLNFAKQHLKAHPVEIGGQNSGPWVRMYMNGNEGNQWPWCAGFVTFVMEQAYASLGRKMPIKGSFSCDNLANQAIKEGLFVKGTDIIKEKIKWEDMPECWLFLNRKTSTDWTHTGFGFSGHGEVFRTIEGNTNDEGSREGYEVCQRTRNNKNRDYIRLPD
- a CDS encoding alpha/beta fold hydrolase, whose translation is MPLSTIITGALLDIAKKHAFEVGEKVAHSFKDSATGKHIGQLINYRSQKEYNNIVLFVHGFSGDAAETFGRTPEIILSNPEFDGWDVFSIGHSSDIFPSIGKGLWSVNPDITKISFYLKTLLQHQFGHYDRVAFVAHSMGGLAVQRTILDLSGPDKHKISHLLLFGTPSNGLDKAYWFRFWNTQVKDLSSKSDFIIKLRNDWNTQFNNKIPFAFKTIAGSKDDFVSVTSSLQAICLFND
- a CDS encoding ATP-grasp domain-containing protein, which codes for MILIDHPYVSDFLLKTIKEYSFEIVSTPEAKSLITDDSLNWISEKEATHKIVNTVNPLVYTNSENSLAWVFKHLKATPLPGQMQLFKDKLKFRELTQDLFPDFLFRKIKIDEIQTLAIDDLQLPFVIKPSLGFFSIGVHIVQNKSDWYAAQKELTVENLKSIYPKEVMDASTFIVEDYLEGEEFAVDAYFNADGEVVILNILHHKFSSSTDVGDRVYSTSQSIIRNYKESLEIFLKPIGEKANLKNFPLHLEVRINEEGIIMPIEINPLRFGGWCTTGDLSWYAFKFNSYRYFIQNKKPDWEEVFKNDKGEIYSLVLLDNTSGFQASEISYFDFDKLQQDLEHILVNRTFDFNKYPAFGLLFTKTRKGNEKELNDILISNLSKYIVLKK